A stretch of the Rosa rugosa chromosome 5, drRosRugo1.1, whole genome shotgun sequence genome encodes the following:
- the LOC133711434 gene encoding uncharacterized protein LOC133711434, whose amino-acid sequence MPYCDLVLGRRFPPPLENGFLPGAPNYSDRVHLAFRRAISCSDIRLAVDELSYELYAPNHFARQFSLIQLVPFPLYDSWNYNTSWRRIGPTSGPPLAQSMLALVDLPDWANDIAPVDWNAEGYERWWSEGSVPPSGIRAVDASPATSQAAKQKAIVTEPEVEDSSSDDDDPQTVRRRSSRQVGEGSSAAGNDASASHAQAPTGSNNPPPPISAANNMQLALVPVQVIDDSSPEVEERMPLPDTSREQPTAVLTMEQVAPDLVPVSGEVNQEPVPIAILREPPVEENQNPGPIEQVAAATVEVLGESPAEPDGADADNQEPVPDAPQAPEVGNGVNPEPVMEAVPVAEPLEAPVAAAPNPLPAPPSRLERLARVLEVTPPGVIDDARECLRRLLGPDILTPGAPARASEYLRVLLCE is encoded by the exons ATGCCCTACTGCGACTTAGTGCTTGGTAGAAGATTCCCACCTCCGCTTGAAAATGGGTTCCTTCCTGGGGCTCCTAACTACAGTGATCGTGTGCACTTagcttttcgccgcgcgatctcctGTTCAGACATTAGGCTTGCTGTTGATGAACTTAGTTACGAGCTTTACGCTcctaaccactttgctcgccagtTTAGCCTCATCCAGCTAGTGCCATTTCCCCTCTATGATTCCTGGAACTACAACACTTCTTGGCGCAGAATTGGTCCCACTTCTGGGCCTCCACTAGCACAAAGCATGCTTGCACTGGTCGATCTTCCTGACTGGGCCAATGACATCGCTCCCGTGGATTGGAACGCTGAAGGATACGAGCGATGGTGGTCAGAA GGAAGTGTGCCACCTTCTGGCATTCGTGCAGTTGATGCTTCTCCGGCCACTAGTCAGGCCGCTAAGCAGAAAGCAATAGTGACGGAGCCTGAAGTCGAAGActcctcctctgatgatgatgacccaCAAACA GTTCGTCGTAGGTCCTCCAGACAAGTTGGGGAAGGATCCTCCGCTGCTGGCAACGACGCGTCTGCTTCACACGCCCAAGCACCAACTGGTTCCAACAATCCTCCACCTCCTATCAGTGCTGCAAACAATATGCAGTTGGCCCTGGTACCAGTTCAGgtcatagatgacagctcgcctGAGGTCGAGGAAAGAATGCCGCTCCCAGACACATCTCGCGAGCAACCAACTGCAGTACTCACCATGGAACAAGTAGCGCCTGATTTGGTTCCAGTTTCTGGCGAGGTCAATCAAGAACCAGTGCCAATAGCAATTCTCCGCGAGCCACCTGTTGAAGAG AATCAGAACCCTGGCCCTATCGAGCAAGTGGCTGCTGCTACCGTAGAGGTGCTTGGCGAAAGTCCTGCTGAACCAGATGGCGCAGACGCGGATAACCAAGAACCCGTCCCCGATGCCCCCCAAGCACCTGAAGTAGGAAATGGAGTGAACCCTGAGCCGGTGATGGAAGCGGTTCCTGTTGCGGAGCCTCTCGAGGCTCCTGTTGCTGCTGCCCCAAATCCGCTGCCTGCGCCTCCTTCCAGACTGGAAAGGCTAGCTCGCGTGCTTGAAGTGACTCCTCCTGGAGTTATAGATGATGCTAGAGAATGTCTCCGTCGTCTCTTGGGACCCGATATTCTGACTCCCGGCGCGCCCGCGAGAGCTTCGGAGTATCTGAGGGTACTTCTCTGCGAATGA
- the LOC133708058 gene encoding alcohol-forming fatty acyl-CoA reductase-like isoform X1, translating into MGLDSILGYLQNKTILITGATGFLGMVFVEKILRVQPNVKKLYLLVRASDTKSATHRMQDEIIGKELFRVLREKWGADFDSFISEKVVALPGDVTFENLGVKEPRLVEELYNEIQIIFNSAATTNFDERYDISLAVNTFGVLQVLSFANKCFKLQILLHVSTAYVCGERAGLIPEDSSSMDKMVKEMGNFDFETLEKGLVQEKLNELKALDASEEVVTNTMKDFGIKRARLYGWPNTYVFTKAMGEIFLQRSKDNLPLVVVRPTIVTSTNKEPFSGWIQGFRTIDSVIAGYCKGKLTCLLADPATVLDMIPVDMLVNSIIIAMVANANQSSGNIIYHVGSSLRNPLKLFQMHNFIFQYFTKNPWLDKDGKPVIVTKGTILTTMATFRMYMNIRYMLPLKGLKFMNKAVCQYFQEIYVNYSRKLNLVMRLVELYEPYMLFKGIFDDTNTEKLWRTAGESFIEVESFNFDATRIDWEEYIMHTHIPGLLKHVLIK; encoded by the exons ATGGGGTTGGACAGCATACTAGGTTATCTGCAGAATAAGACCATTTTGATCACTGGTGCGACCGGCTTCCTTGGAATGG TGTTTGTGGAGAAAATTCTAAGGGTGCAACCAAATGTGAAGAAGCTCTATCTTCTTGTAAGAgcctctgataccaagtcagcAACACATCGCATGCAAGATGAG ATTATAGGGAAGGAATTGTTCAGGGTTCTGAGGGAGAAATGGGGGGCAGATTTTGATTCTTTCATTTCCGAAAAAGTTGTTGCTCTCCCAGGAGATGTCACTTTCGAGAACCTCGGAGTGAAAGAACCCAGATTGGTGGAAGAACTATACAATGAAATACAGATAATATTCAACTCTGCAGCCACCACCAACTTTGACGAAAG ATATGATATTTCACTGGCGGTAAATACTTTTGGAGTTCTGCAAGTGTTGAGCTTTGCGAACAAATGTTTCAAACTACAGATACTTCTCCATGTATCAACTG CTTATGTGTGTGGGGAAAGGGCGGGGCTCATACCAGAAGACTCATCTTCAATGGATAAGATGGTAAAGGAGATGggtaattttgattttgaaacaTTGGAAAAGGGCCTTGTGCAGGAGAAATTGAATGAACTAAAAGCACTAGATGCTTCAGAAGAAGTTGTTACAAACACAATGAAGGATTTTGGCATTAAAAG GGCTAGACTATATGGATGGCCAAACACGTATGTGTTCACAAAAGCAATGGGTGAAATATTTCTACAACGCTCGAAAGACAATTTGCCTCTTGTGGTCGTACGTCCAACAATAGTTACTAGCACCAACAAGGAACCATTTTCCGGTTGGATCCAAGGTTTCAG AACTATTGATAGTGTAATTGCTGGTTATTGCAAAGGCAAGCTGACATGCTTGCTTGCCGATCCTGCAACAGTACTCGATATG ATTCCTGTTGACATGTTGGTAAATTCAATAATCATAGCAATGGTGGCAAATGCAAATCAGTCTTCTGGAAATATTATTTATCATGTCGGATCCTCATTGAGaaaccctttgaaattatttcAAATGCACAACTTTATCTTTCAATACTTCACCAAGAATCCTTGGCTTGATAAGGACGGTAAGCCTGTCATTGTTACCAAGGGTACAATATTGACGACTATGGCTACTTTTCGCATGTACATGAATATTCGCTACATGCTACCTTTGAAG GGATTGAAGTTCATGAACAAAGCAGTCTGCCAGTATTTCCAAGAGATATATGTCAACTATAGTCGGAAACTCAACTTGGTTATGCGCCTGGTAGAGCTATACGAACCCTATATGCTGTTCAAAGGAAT CTTTGATGACACCAATACAGAGAAGTTGTGGAGGACAGCAGGGGAGAGTTTCATAGAGGTTGAAAGTTTTAATTTTGATGCGACACGCATAGATTGGGAAGAGTACATCATGCACACTCACATTCCTGGCCTCCTAAAACATGTTTTGATCAAATGA
- the LOC133708058 gene encoding alcohol-forming fatty acyl-CoA reductase-like isoform X2 — protein MQIIGKELFRVLREKWGADFDSFISEKVVALPGDVTFENLGVKEPRLVEELYNEIQIIFNSAATTNFDERYDISLAVNTFGVLQVLSFANKCFKLQILLHVSTAYVCGERAGLIPEDSSSMDKMVKEMGNFDFETLEKGLVQEKLNELKALDASEEVVTNTMKDFGIKRARLYGWPNTYVFTKAMGEIFLQRSKDNLPLVVVRPTIVTSTNKEPFSGWIQGFRTIDSVIAGYCKGKLTCLLADPATVLDMIPVDMLVNSIIIAMVANANQSSGNIIYHVGSSLRNPLKLFQMHNFIFQYFTKNPWLDKDGKPVIVTKGTILTTMATFRMYMNIRYMLPLKGLKFMNKAVCQYFQEIYVNYSRKLNLVMRLVELYEPYMLFKGIFDDTNTEKLWRTAGESFIEVESFNFDATRIDWEEYIMHTHIPGLLKHVLIK, from the exons ATGCAG ATTATAGGGAAGGAATTGTTCAGGGTTCTGAGGGAGAAATGGGGGGCAGATTTTGATTCTTTCATTTCCGAAAAAGTTGTTGCTCTCCCAGGAGATGTCACTTTCGAGAACCTCGGAGTGAAAGAACCCAGATTGGTGGAAGAACTATACAATGAAATACAGATAATATTCAACTCTGCAGCCACCACCAACTTTGACGAAAG ATATGATATTTCACTGGCGGTAAATACTTTTGGAGTTCTGCAAGTGTTGAGCTTTGCGAACAAATGTTTCAAACTACAGATACTTCTCCATGTATCAACTG CTTATGTGTGTGGGGAAAGGGCGGGGCTCATACCAGAAGACTCATCTTCAATGGATAAGATGGTAAAGGAGATGggtaattttgattttgaaacaTTGGAAAAGGGCCTTGTGCAGGAGAAATTGAATGAACTAAAAGCACTAGATGCTTCAGAAGAAGTTGTTACAAACACAATGAAGGATTTTGGCATTAAAAG GGCTAGACTATATGGATGGCCAAACACGTATGTGTTCACAAAAGCAATGGGTGAAATATTTCTACAACGCTCGAAAGACAATTTGCCTCTTGTGGTCGTACGTCCAACAATAGTTACTAGCACCAACAAGGAACCATTTTCCGGTTGGATCCAAGGTTTCAG AACTATTGATAGTGTAATTGCTGGTTATTGCAAAGGCAAGCTGACATGCTTGCTTGCCGATCCTGCAACAGTACTCGATATG ATTCCTGTTGACATGTTGGTAAATTCAATAATCATAGCAATGGTGGCAAATGCAAATCAGTCTTCTGGAAATATTATTTATCATGTCGGATCCTCATTGAGaaaccctttgaaattatttcAAATGCACAACTTTATCTTTCAATACTTCACCAAGAATCCTTGGCTTGATAAGGACGGTAAGCCTGTCATTGTTACCAAGGGTACAATATTGACGACTATGGCTACTTTTCGCATGTACATGAATATTCGCTACATGCTACCTTTGAAG GGATTGAAGTTCATGAACAAAGCAGTCTGCCAGTATTTCCAAGAGATATATGTCAACTATAGTCGGAAACTCAACTTGGTTATGCGCCTGGTAGAGCTATACGAACCCTATATGCTGTTCAAAGGAAT CTTTGATGACACCAATACAGAGAAGTTGTGGAGGACAGCAGGGGAGAGTTTCATAGAGGTTGAAAGTTTTAATTTTGATGCGACACGCATAGATTGGGAAGAGTACATCATGCACACTCACATTCCTGGCCTCCTAAAACATGTTTTGATCAAATGA